The bacterium region TTGTCATCTACTACAAGAATTGATTGACCGGATGTCTCCTGCAGGGTCGTCTCTTCCGGTTCAGCAGGACTTTCTACTTTGGCATCGACAAGCGGAAGATAGATTTTGAATGTCGTTCCCTGACCAGGTTCACCATAAACCCAAATAAATCCACCTGTTTGTTTTACGATGCCGTAAACGGCCGGTAATCTTAGACCGGCTCCCATCGTTCGGTCTTTTCTGGTATAGAACGGCTCAAAAACATGAGATATGGCATCCTCATCCAACCCTACTCCCGTATCGCTGACACACAATCGAAGGTATTTACCCGGCGGCATGTTTGGGTGTGCCAGTGTGACCGTTTCATCGATCAAGACATTCGTTGTTTCTAACAGGACATCTCCGGCCTCCGGCATCGCTTCACGGGCATTGATTGTAAGATTGATGATCATCTCCTCCATTTGACTCAGATCAGCTTCAATTACACCCAGATCTTCCGCCAGTATCATTTTGATCTGTACATCTTCTCTCACAAGACGTTTCAGCATCGGTTCCAGATTTCTTAGCACCTGATTCAAGTCCAGTTTGCGCGGGGCTTGCATCTGTTTTCCCCCGAAGGCCAGTAAATGCCTTGTCAAAACAGATCCCTGCTCCGCCGCCCTTTGAATCTCCTGCAACTCCTGAGGACCGGGGCTACTCATTTTGATTTTCAGCAATTCACAATAGCTGGTGATTGTCATCAGCAGATTGTTGAAATCATGAGCCACACCGGCCGCGAGTCGTCCGATCGCTTCGAATTTGTGAACCGCGCGAAAATGTTGTTCCAATTCCAGTCGCGTCTCTTCCTGCCTCCGTTCGACTTCCTTTGCCTTTTCCTCGGCTTGTTTTTCCTTAGTGATATCGAAAAGGAAGCCGTAATAGTAGGTACCATCTTTACTGATACTTCCTTCATCGCGTATCCAGAGTTCTCCGCCATCGCGTGCAAACATCCGGTATTCACTGCTGAAAGATCCACTTCGTTTGGAGGCCGCTTCATGTTCGAGGACCTGATTCCGGTCATCCGGATGAAT contains the following coding sequences:
- a CDS encoding response regulator → MKHKESSTNRWKESTEEIRKILEQIPAVVYVAEIGEFGKWIYVSPQIEALLGYTPQEWTAQTGLYWQHIHPDDRNQVLEHEAASKRSGSFSSEYRMFARDGGELWIRDEGSISKDGTYYYGFLFDITKEKQAEEKAKEVERRQEETRLELEQHFRAVHKFEAIGRLAAGVAHDFNNLLMTITSYCELLKIKMSSPGPQELQEIQRAAEQGSVLTRHLLAFGGKQMQAPRKLDLNQVLRNLEPMLKRLVREDVQIKMILAEDLGVIEADLSQMEEMIINLTINAREAMPEAGDVLLETTNVLIDETVTLAHPNMPPGKYLRLCVSDTGVGLDEDAISHVFEPFYTRKDRTMGAGLRLPAVYGIVKQTGGFIWVYGEPGQGTTFKIYLPLVDAKVESPAEPEETTLQETSGQSILVVDDNDAVRMAIGAYLEMSGFQILQAANGKEAIQVASRENVKVDLVITDLVMPQMGGLELSQRLAMQNADLKVLYMSGYTEASVIRQGVLEPGAFFLQKPTSMQVLLKKVRELLSS